The window GCTTCCGTAGTTTCGGAAATATCCAAGGGAACATATGAAAACGAAACCGTTGAAGAAATGCGCGACAGGATTTATAAAACCGTTAATAAGCGAGATTTCTATCTATGGCAAGCTATGAGAATAGCCAGAACCGAAACCGGGTTTGCTATGAATTCAGCCAAAGATATTGCTGGACAAACTTCAGGTGTGTTAATGCAAAAAGTTTGGATAGGCCGAAATGATGGAAGAGAAAGAGCTTCACATATTCGCGCTAACGGACAGAAAGTAGACCAAAATGAAATGTTTTCCGTTGGCGGTATTAAAATGAAGCATCCTGGGGATAGAGAAAACGGAACCGCTGAAGAAACAATTAACTGTAGATGTACATTTGGTTACGAGGCCAAAAGAGACGAAAACGGACGATTAATTTTTACGGATTGATACATAATCAAAATAAAATCACTATATTAGAGATAATGACGAGGAAAAATGAAGGGGATTTTAGAGATTAAAGACTTTACAGGAAGTGTACAAGATGTAGACTTTAAAAATCGCATCGTTACCGGGTACTTTAACAATTGGGACTCTATCGACTCTGATAGGGACGTAATAAGAAAAGGTGCTGGACAAAAATCTATTAATGAAAGAAAGAATCAAATATTCTTTCTAAATCAGCATGACTGGTCACAGCCTCATGGATTCGCTAAAGAATTAAACGAGGATAATGTAGGTACTGCATTTGTTAGTAATCCGCTTCCTAATACTTCTTATTCGAATGATGCTCTTATTCTATACCAAGAAGGCATTGTGAAAGAACATAGTTTTGGGTTCCAGACTTTAAAATCAAATCAAATCAAAATCAATGGAGAGGTTGTAAGAGAGATAACGGAATATAAACTATACGAATTCTCTAACGTAACACTAGGCGCAAACTCAAATACTCCATTCACTGGATTTAAATCAAAATTTGAAAGCGTAAACGATTTAAACTTAGAAGTTAAAAAGCTTTTAGGCGTATTTCGTAATGCAAGTATATCAGATGAATTAGGCTGTCAATTAGAAATAGCTATTAAAATGCTACAATTACAAGCCTACGAACTAGGAAAAACCGAAAACACTCAAAGTAAAAATGAGCCGTCCGCAGACACTCAAATGAAAACTTATGAGCCGTTATTAAATACATTAACAAGTTTTAAAATCAATTAAAATGAACGAGGAATTAGAAAAGAAATTGAACGAAGCTCTAGAAGGTATTAAAGGGCAAATTAAAGATTTCGAAAAGAATGCGGGCGAAAAATCAGCCGAGCAATATAAGGAGTTGGAGACGAAAATGTCAGAACTTCAAAAACAAATCGAAGACGGGCTAAAGGCTGCTGATAATTCACATGAGGTAAAAGACTCTTTGGAGAAAATGCAGGATCATTTGGACAAGCTGGATATTAAACTTCAGAAATCCGGATCCGTAAAAGGGCTTTCTCAGACAATTGATCAGGAGATTAAATCAGCATTTGAAAAAGAGAATATTACAAAGGGATTATCTGAAATGAAATCAACTCAGATGATTTCAGTAAACTTTGAAGTAAAGGCAGCAAGTACTATGATGTTATCTGCTTATGCTGGCGATAGACTTACAACTGATATTGATAGGAATATTTCTAAGGCACCTAATAGAATGCCGTTATTTAGAAATTTAGTCAATGTAAGCACTATTAAAGGGAATAAGGTTACTTGGGTAAACAAAGAAGCTAATGAAGGCGGCGCAGGAATGACCGCTGAAGGTGCTTTAAAATCACAGGTGTCATGGACCTATACAGAAGAAAGTGCAGATGTTAAGAAAATTACTGAATTCATTAAGGTATCAAAAGAATCCTTAGATGATCTAGATTTTTTAAGATCTGAAATTAATACAGAACTTATCGAAGGAGTAGAACTAAAACTCGATGAACAAATTTCAAGTGGAGATGGAACAGGTCTTAATCTTAAAGGTATTTTACCACAAGTGCCTGTATTTAATGTAACTGGTACGCCTCTGGACAAGTCAGTTTTCAATGCAAACAAGCGAGATGTATTAAGATCTGCTGTAGCCTTAATTAGAAAAAACAGATTTAATGCTAACTACATTGTTATTAATCCGATGGACGGAGCAACAATGGAGCTGGAAAAGGGTAAAGATGGTCATTATATTTTGCCTCCATTCACATCTGTAGATGGAACTAAAATTGGCGCAACTTTAATCATCGAAAATGAAGCAATTGCTGAAGGAGACTTTTTAGCGGGTGATTTTACAAAATCTAACTTAAGAATTAAAGAAGAGATCAATATTAACATTGGGCATTCAGATGATGATTTTGTAAAAAACTTAGTAACAATTCTTGCCGAAATGAGAGCTGTACATTATATCAAAAAGCATCATAAGCCAGCATTTGTTAAAGGAACATTTGCTACGGCAATTACAGCAATCGACAAGCCGGAAACAGTTTAAACATTTTTTTGCATAATTATTATTTTCCACACCTGTAAAGGGTGTGGTTTTTATTTGAAATTAAACTGAAAATCACTATATTAGATATAAACCTAAAAAGAATTAAGATGAAGATAAGAATGATTCAGCCAGCGCCTGACAAGAATGATGCAAGTAAAATGTACAGCGTTGGCGATGTAGTTGATTTAGGAGCAGAGAGAAACAGGAGTGCTGTTAATAGAAGACTAGCTGTGTGGGTAGACGAAAAGGGAGCTGAAAAGCCTGTGATTCCTACCGACAAGAAAGAGAAGGTAGAAAAAGGCAATACCAAGAAGATTGCAACTAAAAGAGAGGAATAGCATAATGGCAAACAGTTACGATCACATATTGTCAGTAGATGACGTTAAGCGTTACTTAAGGCTGGATTCGGACTTTACCGATGATGATAATGACTTGGAAAGAATGATTGCTTCTGCTTTTGGATATATTGAAAAGCAAACACAGCATATTTTCAAACCACAAGACAAGACATATCGAAAAGACTATTCACATTATGTAAATATCTATGATCACCCAATTAATACAACTACTTTTCCAGATAATGAAGTGCCTCTTTATTATCCTGGCTTTGTCAGGTTTTGCGGAATTGATTCTATCACGGTGAACGTTGGATACGCTTCAAAAGATAATGCTCCATCTGAACTTATTGATTGTGCGCTTCAAATGAT of the Chryseobacterium aureum genome contains:
- a CDS encoding phage minor head protein, with protein sequence MSDQVYNSYIQHFNAYEAKALKLLIAEFGRQLKAIKFDNLTFENAKYVIVLNFDEESLKNTLYKVHYTIGKAYGTFIAKQLRKDNPIQLKKWKPLPFFNEEFQRFLIQYYSKYGGALIRTLSETMTASVVSEISKGTYENETVEEMRDRIYKTVNKRDFYLWQAMRIARTETGFAMNSAKDIAGQTSGVLMQKVWIGRNDGRERASHIRANGQKVDQNEMFSVGGIKMKHPGDRENGTAEETINCRCTFGYEAKRDENGRLIFTD
- a CDS encoding head-tail connector protein — its product is MANSYDHILSVDDVKRYLRLDSDFTDDDNDLERMIASAFGYIEKQTQHIFKPQDKTYRKDYSHYVNIYDHPINTTTFPDNEVPLYYPGFVRFCGIDSITVNVGYASKDNAPSELIDCALQMIKVWYYEAEKNVNTTLLPENVKQIIYTNRRFIAC
- a CDS encoding phage major capsid protein, with product MNEELEKKLNEALEGIKGQIKDFEKNAGEKSAEQYKELETKMSELQKQIEDGLKAADNSHEVKDSLEKMQDHLDKLDIKLQKSGSVKGLSQTIDQEIKSAFEKENITKGLSEMKSTQMISVNFEVKAASTMMLSAYAGDRLTTDIDRNISKAPNRMPLFRNLVNVSTIKGNKVTWVNKEANEGGAGMTAEGALKSQVSWTYTEESADVKKITEFIKVSKESLDDLDFLRSEINTELIEGVELKLDEQISSGDGTGLNLKGILPQVPVFNVTGTPLDKSVFNANKRDVLRSAVALIRKNRFNANYIVINPMDGATMELEKGKDGHYILPPFTSVDGTKIGATLIIENEAIAEGDFLAGDFTKSNLRIKEEININIGHSDDDFVKNLVTILAEMRAVHYIKKHHKPAFVKGTFATAITAIDKPETV
- a CDS encoding HK97 family phage prohead protease; the encoded protein is MKGILEIKDFTGSVQDVDFKNRIVTGYFNNWDSIDSDRDVIRKGAGQKSINERKNQIFFLNQHDWSQPHGFAKELNEDNVGTAFVSNPLPNTSYSNDALILYQEGIVKEHSFGFQTLKSNQIKINGEVVREITEYKLYEFSNVTLGANSNTPFTGFKSKFESVNDLNLEVKKLLGVFRNASISDELGCQLEIAIKMLQLQAYELGKTENTQSKNEPSADTQMKTYEPLLNTLTSFKIN